One window of the Leptotrichia sp. oral taxon 215 str. W9775 genome contains the following:
- a CDS encoding DNA polymerase, whose amino-acid sequence MNVLNIDIETYSSEDISKTGLYKYAQSTDFEILLFAYSLNGSPVEVIDLAQGDAVPEEVVKMLNDGETELRAYNAAFEWYCLNQAGYETNLEQWRCTMIHAYYAGYPGGLDKVGKAMGFENDKKKSATGKALIKLFSVPCKPTKRNGGRTRNMPHHEPEKWELYKEYNRQDVVAEMSIKEKLEGIKLPKFEWKLWHTDVRMNAEGIKVDSELVESALFVSDTWNEYLLNEAKELTGLENPNSTVQLLKWLKDKGVNAENLQKETVKNLIGETEGNVKRVLEIRQELSKTSTKKYVAMKDALCEDGRVRGLLQFYGANRTGRWAGRLVQVQNLPRNYLSDLDDARNMVKRRDLLTLDILYDNIPDTLSQLIRTAFVPEEGKKFVIADFSAIEARVIAWLAGEQWRLDVFRTHGKIYEASASQMFGVDISTIAKGKENYHLRQKGKVAELALGYQGSSGALMAMGAINMGLTEEELPEIVRMWRNSNKRIVDLWYAVGNAAAEVVLNGTRQAVNGILFSREGDLAKGLDFLTVTLPSGRKLHYVSPGTRENSWGATVITYKAPNQVSGKWETAETYGGKLVENIVQAIARDCLAATILKLTDKGYKIVMHIHDEVVLEAPMDVTVEEVCDLMGEELRWAKGLILRADGFETEYYKKD is encoded by the coding sequence ATGAATGTACTGAACATAGATATTGAAACTTACAGCAGTGAAGATATTTCAAAGACAGGACTGTATAAGTATGCACAGAGTACGGATTTTGAAATCCTTCTTTTTGCCTATTCGCTCAACGGGTCGCCCGTTGAAGTGATTGACCTTGCACAAGGTGATGCAGTGCCGGAGGAAGTTGTTAAAATGCTCAATGACGGGGAAACTGAGCTAAGGGCATATAATGCGGCTTTTGAATGGTACTGCCTTAACCAGGCGGGGTATGAAACTAATCTTGAACAGTGGAGATGTACCATGATACATGCGTATTATGCCGGTTATCCGGGAGGACTGGACAAGGTCGGGAAGGCAATGGGATTTGAAAATGATAAGAAAAAATCCGCAACAGGTAAGGCTCTTATAAAGCTTTTCTCCGTTCCATGCAAACCTACGAAGAGGAACGGCGGAAGAACAAGGAACATGCCACATCACGAGCCTGAGAAGTGGGAGCTGTATAAGGAGTACAACAGGCAGGACGTGGTGGCAGAAATGTCGATAAAGGAAAAACTTGAAGGGATAAAACTTCCAAAATTTGAATGGAAACTGTGGCATACTGATGTCAGAATGAATGCCGAAGGAATAAAAGTGGACAGTGAGCTTGTTGAAAGTGCCCTGTTCGTGAGTGACACCTGGAATGAATATCTGCTGAACGAGGCAAAGGAACTGACAGGACTTGAGAATCCTAACAGTACAGTGCAACTACTGAAATGGTTAAAAGATAAAGGCGTAAATGCCGAAAATCTTCAGAAGGAAACAGTTAAAAATCTTATTGGAGAAACTGAAGGGAACGTAAAAAGAGTGCTTGAAATAAGGCAGGAACTGAGTAAAACAAGCACGAAGAAATATGTGGCCATGAAAGATGCCCTCTGTGAAGATGGAAGGGTGAGGGGACTTCTGCAGTTCTATGGTGCCAACCGTACAGGAAGGTGGGCTGGAAGACTTGTACAGGTACAGAACCTGCCTAGGAACTATCTGTCAGACCTTGATGATGCGAGGAACATGGTAAAAAGAAGAGACCTGCTGACTTTAGACATACTGTATGACAATATACCTGATACCTTGTCGCAGTTAATACGTACGGCATTTGTTCCGGAGGAAGGAAAAAAATTTGTAATCGCCGACTTTTCCGCAATAGAAGCAAGAGTGATCGCATGGCTTGCAGGCGAACAGTGGAGACTTGATGTGTTCAGGACTCACGGGAAAATTTATGAGGCATCGGCATCACAGATGTTCGGTGTGGACATATCAACAATTGCGAAGGGCAAGGAGAACTACCACTTAAGACAGAAAGGGAAGGTTGCGGAACTTGCACTCGGCTATCAGGGGTCAAGCGGAGCCCTTATGGCCATGGGTGCGATTAATATGGGACTTACTGAGGAGGAACTTCCTGAAATTGTCAGAATGTGGAGAAATTCAAATAAGAGAATAGTTGACCTGTGGTATGCCGTAGGAAATGCGGCCGCAGAAGTGGTGCTTAACGGAACAAGACAGGCAGTAAACGGAATACTTTTTTCAAGGGAAGGAGATCTTGCAAAAGGGCTCGACTTCCTGACGGTAACCCTTCCGAGTGGCCGTAAGCTCCACTATGTAAGCCCTGGAACAAGGGAGAACAGCTGGGGTGCAACGGTAATCACCTATAAGGCACCGAATCAGGTTTCAGGCAAATGGGAAACTGCCGAAACTTATGGGGGAAAGCTTGTGGAGAACATCGTGCAGGCAATAGCCCGTGACTGTCTCGCCGCAACAATTCTTAAACTGACCGATAAAGGCTATAAGATAGTAATGCACATACACGATGAAGTTGTGCTGGAAGCCCCGATGGACGTCACTGTAGAGGAAGTGTGCGACCTGATGGGAGAAGAACTCAGATGGGCTAAAGGGCTGATACTGAGAGCAGACGGATTTGAAACGGAATATTATAAAAAAGATTAG
- a CDS encoding DUF2815 family protein has product MEKNQNTRINVRGRLSFVHLFKPHAATPGAEEKYSTTILVPKSDTAAKQKIDAAIAEAIKIGTAEKWNGVKPPHVPTPIWDGDGVKQNGEPFGPECKGHWVFTASAKTDYPPQVVDKYVNPIMDQSEIYSGIYANVTVNFFPYMFTGKKGIGAGLGNVQKVSDGEPLAGGRTAQQDFAPVEDEELY; this is encoded by the coding sequence ATGGAAAAAAATCAGAACACTAGAATAAACGTAAGAGGAAGACTAAGCTTTGTACACTTGTTTAAACCACATGCAGCAACTCCGGGGGCGGAAGAAAAATATAGCACGACAATACTTGTACCGAAATCAGATACGGCCGCAAAGCAGAAAATAGATGCCGCAATTGCGGAGGCGATAAAGATAGGAACAGCTGAAAAATGGAACGGAGTAAAACCTCCGCACGTACCAACTCCTATATGGGACGGTGACGGGGTAAAACAGAACGGGGAGCCTTTCGGACCTGAGTGCAAAGGTCACTGGGTATTTACAGCATCAGCAAAAACGGATTATCCGCCTCAGGTAGTGGACAAGTATGTGAATCCTATAATGGACCAGTCTGAAATTTACAGCGGAATCTACGCAAATGTCACAGTCAACTTTTTCCCTTACATGTTCACAGGGAAAAAAGGAATAGGTGCAGGACTGGGGAACGTACAGAAAGTGTCGGACGGAGAACCGCTTGCAGGAGGAAGAACGGCTCAGCAGGACTTCGCTCCGGTTGAGGATGAAGAACTATATTAA
- a CDS encoding DUF2800 domain-containing protein, translating into MMNHKERDHALLSASGASRWMNCNPSARLEELFPETTSEYAEEGTLAHEISELKLTKYTSPMGARTYNSRLKKLKANKLYKQEMDSYTDAYLEHIKELMMSFDKPAVASIEKKVDFSAYVPEGFGTCDFVTVYDGTLYVRDLKYGKGVPVFAENNPQLMLYSLGAFLEYSLFEDIVTVNMGIVQPRLDSISVWEISAEELVEWAEKEVKPNAKRAFNAEGDFVPGQCTFCRAKAVCKARAEMNMELETDMKLKGNILSNAEMGDILKRAQDIVKWVKDIENYCQQAILKGESVPGWKLVEGRSVRTFSDTEKAFEILKDKGIAEELMYERKMLTLSQLEGTIGKKDFNDYVGELIVKPKGKPTLVMESDKRAPYVNDVINVEDEFEKIID; encoded by the coding sequence ATGATGAACCACAAGGAAAGGGATCATGCCCTGCTTTCGGCAAGCGGGGCGTCAAGATGGATGAACTGCAATCCAAGTGCAAGGCTTGAGGAACTGTTCCCCGAAACAACTTCAGAATATGCCGAGGAGGGGACACTGGCACATGAGATTTCGGAACTCAAGCTGACAAAATACACAAGCCCGATGGGTGCACGGACTTACAACAGCAGATTGAAGAAACTTAAGGCGAATAAACTGTATAAGCAGGAAATGGATTCCTATACGGATGCCTATCTCGAGCATATAAAGGAGCTTATGATGTCCTTTGATAAACCCGCCGTGGCATCAATCGAGAAGAAAGTGGATTTCAGTGCATATGTGCCCGAAGGATTCGGGACATGTGACTTTGTAACGGTATATGATGGGACCTTATACGTAAGGGATTTGAAGTATGGAAAAGGTGTGCCTGTATTTGCGGAAAATAATCCACAGCTTATGCTCTACTCGTTAGGTGCATTCCTCGAATACTCACTGTTCGAGGACATAGTAACGGTGAATATGGGTATTGTACAGCCGAGACTGGACAGCATCTCGGTGTGGGAAATATCGGCAGAGGAACTCGTGGAATGGGCGGAAAAAGAAGTTAAACCTAACGCCAAAAGGGCATTTAATGCCGAAGGGGATTTTGTCCCGGGACAATGTACGTTCTGCAGGGCGAAAGCAGTCTGCAAGGCAAGGGCTGAAATGAACATGGAACTTGAAACTGATATGAAGCTTAAAGGTAATATCTTAAGTAATGCCGAAATGGGCGACATTCTTAAAAGGGCACAGGATATCGTGAAATGGGTCAAGGACATTGAGAACTACTGCCAGCAGGCAATCCTGAAAGGTGAATCAGTTCCGGGGTGGAAGCTTGTCGAAGGAAGGTCGGTGAGAACGTTCTCGGATACGGAAAAGGCATTTGAGATACTGAAAGACAAGGGGATAGCCGAAGAGCTGATGTATGAACGTAAGATGCTTACATTAAGCCAGCTTGAAGGGACAATAGGGAAGAAAGATTTTAATGATTATGTGGGCGAACTGATAGTAAAGCCTAAGGGTAAGCCTACACTTGTAATGGAGTCGGATAAAAGGGCTCCGTATGTAAATGATGTTATTAATGTAGAAGATGAATTTGAAAAAATAATAGATTAA
- the dnaN gene encoding DNA polymerase III subunit beta yields the protein MELKILKKELLGAVEIAENFISTERACMEHLKYVHIRTDGNNRIEIFTSDSETCAKVRINGHVEEEGKVAIPCKMFKTAIKQAPDTEILIKAYDYKIKITAKNYTSEIPLNEYNPGFKEDSVEALKFKIKRVELKEALEKVEFSASCDPENFAVNCVRLETEESILTTVGTDTYRLAMCETEITEPQGQLSASIPLKAVKGLIKALKSKIQGVEETVLVMTDISGKINFRLGSVNIRTEPVKLSFPDYKTIIKGLKNDKKVLLNTKVFHVSLRKGLTVAKYNKEAKNGGILDFRGGRLTIKAKDGFAVEYRDTIDTVQTGEDLKISLNLRFLADYLYKSKDSLTVMEMSNERNAVLVRGETDSKWIYLLMPLALRE from the coding sequence ATGGAATTAAAAATATTAAAAAAGGAACTTCTCGGTGCAGTCGAAATAGCTGAGAATTTCATAAGCACCGAGAGGGCATGCATGGAACATCTTAAGTATGTCCATATCAGAACAGACGGAAATAACAGAATTGAAATCTTTACTTCTGACTCCGAGACATGTGCAAAAGTCAGAATTAACGGGCATGTGGAGGAAGAAGGAAAGGTGGCCATACCTTGTAAGATGTTCAAGACCGCAATAAAACAGGCTCCTGATACTGAGATATTAATTAAAGCTTATGATTACAAAATAAAAATTACGGCAAAAAATTACACGTCTGAAATACCTTTAAATGAGTACAATCCGGGATTTAAAGAGGACTCTGTAGAAGCGTTGAAATTCAAAATAAAAAGAGTGGAACTTAAAGAAGCTTTGGAAAAAGTAGAATTTTCAGCATCATGTGACCCCGAGAACTTCGCGGTAAACTGTGTGAGACTGGAAACGGAAGAAAGTATACTTACAACCGTTGGAACGGACACCTACAGACTGGCCATGTGCGAAACAGAAATAACGGAACCTCAGGGGCAATTATCTGCCAGTATCCCCTTGAAAGCGGTAAAAGGATTAATCAAAGCCCTGAAGTCAAAAATACAGGGGGTTGAAGAAACGGTGTTGGTAATGACGGATATCAGTGGAAAAATCAATTTCAGACTTGGAAGCGTCAACATACGGACAGAACCGGTTAAGCTTTCGTTTCCTGATTATAAAACGATAATCAAGGGACTAAAAAATGACAAAAAGGTGCTTCTGAACACGAAAGTATTTCACGTATCGCTCAGAAAAGGGCTTACAGTTGCGAAATACAACAAGGAGGCGAAAAACGGAGGTATACTTGACTTCCGGGGAGGCAGGCTGACAATAAAGGCGAAAGATGGGTTTGCCGTTGAGTACAGAGACACAATTGACACAGTGCAGACAGGGGAAGACTTAAAAATCTCACTGAACTTAAGATTTCTGGCGGACTATTTATATAAGTCTAAGGACAGCCTGACCGTCATGGAAATGTCGAACGAAAGAAATGCAGTGCTTGTAAGGGGAGAAACCGACAGTAAGTGGATATATCTGCTGATGCCACTTGCGTTAAGAGAATAA
- a CDS encoding HNH endonuclease signature motif containing protein translates to MIKKAPRRYTKEELDYIREIAPGRHYHEIVEMFNKKFEYQINAKKLKGILRNHGISTGLTGRFKKGITPHNKGKKYPGTGNRTTFRKGATPHNKMKVGEDAITTDGYVKTKIAEPDVWEYKHKLIWAEVNGPIPEKHSIIFADGNKLNLSIDNLLLVSKAELLMLNRRRLISEDSELTKTGLNVVKVMNKIYKIKKGE, encoded by the coding sequence CCAAAGAGGAACTTGACTATATCCGGGAAATCGCACCCGGGAGGCACTATCACGAAATTGTGGAAATGTTCAACAAAAAATTTGAGTACCAGATAAATGCGAAAAAACTTAAGGGGATATTGAGAAATCATGGAATTTCAACCGGACTGACTGGACGTTTTAAAAAAGGAATCACTCCGCACAATAAAGGGAAAAAGTATCCCGGAACAGGTAACAGAACAACGTTCAGAAAAGGGGCTACTCCTCACAATAAAATGAAAGTCGGCGAGGATGCGATAACCACTGACGGATACGTTAAGACAAAAATAGCGGAGCCTGACGTGTGGGAATACAAGCATAAGCTTATTTGGGCAGAGGTAAACGGGCCTATTCCGGAGAAACATTCCATCATATTTGCAGACGGTAACAAACTGAACCTCAGCATTGATAATCTGTTACTCGTATCAAAAGCGGAACTGCTGATGCTGAACAGACGAAGACTGATTTCCGAGGATTCGGAACTCACAAAAACGGGATTAAACGTAGTAAAAGTTATGAACAAAATCTATAAAATTAAGAAGGGAGAGTGA